Proteins from a single region of Metallibacterium scheffleri:
- the aqpZ gene encoding aquaporin Z yields the protein MGLSKRCFAEFFGTFWLVFGGCGAALFSAAFPHLGIGFAGVALAFGLSVLTMVYAVGSISGGHFNPAISLGMAAGGRFAWKDVIPYWLAQVIGGIAAAGVLYLIASGKPGFDASASGFASNGYGAHSPGGYALGAVMITEFVLTAFFVFVVMGSTSKRAPAGFAGIAIGLTLTLIHLISIPVDNTSVNPARSTGPALFQGGWAVHQLWVFWLVPLIGGAVGGWIFRMLFDRE from the coding sequence ATGGGCCTGAGCAAGCGTTGTTTCGCGGAATTCTTCGGCACCTTCTGGCTGGTCTTCGGCGGTTGCGGCGCCGCGCTGTTTTCGGCGGCATTCCCGCACCTCGGCATCGGTTTCGCCGGCGTGGCGCTGGCTTTCGGCCTGAGCGTGCTGACCATGGTGTACGCGGTCGGCTCGATCTCGGGCGGGCATTTCAATCCCGCGATTTCGCTGGGCATGGCCGCCGGCGGCCGCTTCGCATGGAAGGACGTGATCCCGTACTGGCTGGCGCAGGTGATCGGCGGCATCGCCGCGGCCGGGGTGCTGTACCTGATCGCCAGCGGCAAGCCCGGCTTCGATGCCAGCGCCAGCGGCTTCGCCAGCAACGGCTATGGCGCGCACTCGCCGGGTGGTTATGCACTGGGCGCGGTGATGATCACCGAGTTCGTGCTGACCGCGTTCTTCGTGTTCGTGGTCATGGGCTCGACTTCCAAGCGCGCGCCGGCGGGCTTCGCCGGCATCGCCATCGGCCTGACCCTGACGCTGATCCACCTGATCAGCATTCCGGTGGACAACACCTCGGTGAATCCCGCGCGCAGTACCGGCCCGGCGCTGTTCCAGGGCGGCTGGGCGGTACACCAGTTGTGGGTGTTCTGGCTGGTGCCGCTGATCGGCGGCGCGGTGGGCGGCTGGATCTTCCGCATGCTGTTCGATCGCGAGTGA
- a CDS encoding acetyl-CoA C-acetyltransferase, whose translation MNPSARRVAILGGTRIPFCRNNTAYAEVGNFGMGVKVLGALVERMQLAGVELGEVAFGAVLKLDRDWNLAREVTLSAGLAATTPAITTARACGTSLDNAVIVANKIACGQIEAGIAGGSDTTSDVPIVFSEPLRKRLLAVNRARDSGARLRAALRGFSLRELMPAFPGVAEPRTGLSMGQHTELMARQWGIAREDQDRLALASHQKLAAAYAAGFFDDLVVPFRGLARDGFLRGDTTLDKLAALKPAFDTSSGLGTLTAGNSTGLSDGAAAALLASEPWAAQRGLPVQAYLLDAEVAAVDFVAGEGLLMAPTIAVARLLKRHGLSLQDFDYYEIHEAFAAQVLCTLRAWESATYCQKRLGLDAPLGSIDQAKLNVHGSSLAVGHPFAATGARILATLAKLLAQRGGGRGLISICTAGGMGVAAIVER comes from the coding sequence ATGAACCCATCGGCACGGCGTGTCGCCATCCTGGGCGGCACGCGCATTCCGTTCTGCCGCAACAACACGGCCTACGCCGAGGTCGGCAATTTCGGCATGGGCGTGAAGGTGCTCGGCGCGCTGGTCGAGCGCATGCAGCTCGCCGGCGTCGAACTGGGCGAGGTCGCGTTCGGCGCGGTGCTCAAGCTCGACCGCGACTGGAACCTGGCGCGCGAGGTCACCCTGTCCGCGGGCCTGGCCGCGACCACGCCGGCGATCACCACGGCGCGCGCCTGCGGCACCTCGCTGGACAACGCGGTGATCGTCGCCAACAAGATCGCCTGCGGGCAGATCGAGGCCGGCATCGCCGGCGGCAGCGACACCACCAGCGACGTGCCCATCGTGTTTTCCGAGCCGCTGCGCAAGCGCCTGCTGGCGGTCAACCGTGCGCGTGACAGCGGCGCCAGGCTGCGCGCGGCGCTGCGCGGCTTCAGCCTGCGCGAGCTGATGCCCGCGTTTCCCGGCGTGGCCGAACCGCGCACCGGCCTGAGCATGGGCCAGCACACCGAACTGATGGCGCGGCAGTGGGGCATCGCGCGTGAGGATCAGGACCGCCTGGCGCTGGCCAGCCACCAGAAACTGGCCGCCGCCTACGCCGCCGGGTTTTTCGATGACCTGGTGGTGCCGTTCCGCGGCCTCGCGCGCGATGGTTTTTTGCGCGGCGATACCACGCTGGACAAACTCGCCGCGCTCAAACCCGCGTTCGACACCAGCTCGGGCCTCGGCACGCTGACCGCGGGCAATTCCACCGGCCTCTCGGATGGCGCCGCCGCCGCGCTGCTGGCCAGCGAACCCTGGGCCGCGCAGCGCGGCCTGCCGGTGCAGGCGTATCTGCTGGATGCCGAGGTCGCCGCGGTGGATTTCGTCGCCGGCGAGGGCCTGCTGATGGCACCGACCATCGCCGTGGCGCGCCTGCTCAAGCGCCATGGCCTGAGCCTGCAGGATTTCGACTACTACGAAATCCACGAAGCCTTCGCCGCGCAGGTGTTGTGCACGCTGCGCGCGTGGGAATCGGCGACTTACTGCCAGAAGCGCCTGGGCCTGGACGCGCCGCTGGGCAGCATCGACCAGGCCAAGCTCAACGTGCATGGCTCCTCGCTGGCGGTGGGCCACCCCTTCGCCGCCACCGGTGCGCGCATCCTGGCCACGCTGGCCAAACTGCTGGCGCAGCGCGGCGGCGGGCGCGGCCTGATCTCGATCTGCACCGCCGGCGGCATGGGCGTGGCGGCCATCGTCGAGCGCTGA
- a CDS encoding DoxX family membrane protein has product MMRSASVGHAVFAATLIALGILGLLLRGHFAPIWRPVPLDFPARAGLAWLCGMVALGCGIGLLWPRTAAVSARVLLVYLLLWLVAFKVSVIVRAPAVEVSYESAGETAVLVAGAWVLHAWFAGSRGRELRAGRAAGYSGVRGARLLYALALIAFGLSHFAYLELTAALVPGWLPFPVFWACLTGAAYLVAGAALLIGVHARLAAALAAVQMGVFTLLVWAPVVISGHADVSQWGEFTVSWTLTAAAWVVADSYRGTPWSSDRGLQRSIPGNGCDDPPDRHVLRMNET; this is encoded by the coding sequence ATGATGCGCAGCGCAAGCGTGGGGCATGCCGTCTTCGCGGCGACGCTGATCGCACTGGGGATACTCGGCCTGTTGCTGCGCGGCCATTTCGCGCCGATCTGGCGACCGGTGCCACTGGATTTTCCGGCGCGCGCGGGTCTGGCCTGGCTCTGCGGCATGGTCGCGCTGGGATGCGGCATCGGCCTGCTCTGGCCGCGCACGGCGGCGGTGTCCGCGCGCGTGCTGCTGGTCTATCTGCTGCTCTGGCTGGTGGCGTTCAAGGTGTCGGTCATCGTGCGCGCGCCTGCCGTGGAGGTCTCCTACGAAAGCGCCGGCGAGACGGCGGTACTCGTTGCGGGGGCCTGGGTACTGCATGCGTGGTTCGCTGGCAGCCGCGGTCGGGAGCTGCGCGCCGGCCGTGCCGCGGGCTACTCGGGCGTGCGCGGCGCGCGCCTGCTCTATGCCCTGGCCTTGATCGCTTTCGGCCTGTCCCATTTCGCCTATCTCGAATTGACCGCCGCGCTCGTCCCGGGCTGGTTGCCGTTTCCGGTGTTCTGGGCCTGTTTGACCGGCGCTGCGTACCTCGTCGCGGGCGCGGCCCTGCTCATCGGCGTGCATGCGCGGCTGGCCGCGGCGCTTGCAGCGGTGCAGATGGGTGTGTTCACGCTGCTGGTGTGGGCGCCGGTGGTGATCTCGGGTCACGCGGACGTCTCGCAATGGGGCGAGTTCACGGTTTCCTGGACGCTGACGGCCGCTGCCTGGGTGGTGGCCGACTCGTACAGGGGCACGCCCTGGTCCTCCGATCGTGGGTTGCAACGATCGATCCCGGGCAACGGATGCGATGACCCGCCAGACCGCCATGTGCTGCGCATGAACGAAACCTGA
- a CDS encoding NAD(P)-dependent oxidoreductase, whose product MHRETDMRIGFLGTGGMGAAIALRLQAAGHDVHAWNRTPAALQPLLAAGVTAAADAAGAAAQPVVFSMLADDAAVDAVLEQGGALAAMPAGAVHVNMATVSVACTQRLAAAHAARGVGYVAAPVFGRPDAAAAGKLHVLAAGAPSAVARVRPLLEAIGQRVWPFGDDPARASAVKLAGNFMLAAAIEAMAEASTLAQAHGVAAADFLGLMSETLFASPAYRGYGALIAARRFEPAGFRLRLGFKDVRLAQAAADAVAVPMPFASVLRENFLDALAHGAGELDWSALSEVSARRAGQRD is encoded by the coding sequence TTGCATCGGGAGACGGACATGCGCATCGGATTTCTGGGCACCGGCGGCATGGGCGCGGCGATCGCGCTGCGCTTGCAGGCGGCGGGGCACGACGTGCATGCCTGGAACCGCACGCCCGCGGCGCTGCAGCCGCTGTTGGCGGCGGGGGTGACGGCAGCGGCGGATGCGGCTGGCGCTGCCGCGCAGCCCGTGGTGTTCAGCATGCTGGCCGACGATGCCGCCGTCGACGCGGTGCTGGAACAGGGTGGCGCGCTGGCGGCCATGCCGGCCGGCGCGGTGCACGTCAACATGGCCACGGTGTCGGTGGCCTGCACGCAGCGCCTGGCCGCGGCGCACGCCGCGCGCGGCGTGGGTTACGTGGCGGCACCGGTGTTCGGTCGCCCGGATGCCGCCGCCGCCGGCAAGCTGCACGTGCTGGCCGCCGGCGCGCCCAGCGCGGTGGCGCGCGTGCGACCGCTGCTCGAGGCCATCGGCCAGCGCGTGTGGCCCTTCGGCGACGACCCGGCGCGCGCCAGCGCGGTGAAGCTGGCCGGCAACTTCATGCTCGCCGCCGCCATCGAGGCGATGGCCGAGGCCAGCACGCTGGCGCAGGCGCACGGCGTGGCCGCGGCGGACTTCCTCGGCCTGATGAGCGAGACCTTGTTCGCCAGCCCGGCCTACCGCGGCTACGGCGCGCTGATCGCCGCGCGCCGCTTCGAGCCCGCCGGCTTCCGCCTGCGCCTGGGCTTCAAGGACGTGCGCCTGGCGCAGGCCGCCGCCGATGCCGTCGCCGTGCCCATGCCCTTCGCCTCGGTGCTGCGCGAGAACTTCCTCGACGCCCTCGCCCACGGCGCCGGCGAGCTGGACTGGTCGGCCCTGTCCGAGGTCAGCGCGCGCCGCGCCGGACAGCGCGACTGA
- a CDS encoding DNA primase, translated as MPRIPDRFIDELLARVDIVEVVERRVPLKKAGREWTACCPFHNERSPSFFVSPQKQFFHCFGCGAHGSAIKFLMDYERMEFPDAVEELARTAGMEVPYEGGGERARDDFSELYAVLEEAARWFQRELPQSPLAQDYCARRGLDADTLQRFRIGWAPSGWDKLQRALGATPARLQLLEQAGLLASNEQGRRYDRFRERLMIPILDRRGRVIAFGGRIVAGAQPARADQAADAPARAAAAGDGPKYLNSPETALFHKGRELFALWQVRQAAGALPRVIVVEGYLDAIALHQHGLPQAVATLGTATTPEHTEMLFRATPDVVFCFDGDRAGRGAAWRALEATLPRLRDGRQAYFLFLPEGEDPDSLVRKEGGAAFAQRLATATPLSEYFFEHLAEDVNVATLDGRARLAERARPLLARLPDGAFRDLMQQALQARTGVSAPPAAAPTTPARAPARRASAVRRSLVREAIAVLLAEPALAAEVAPPWTFAASSQPGVALLIELLELVRARPGISVAALLEHFVGRSEADALHKLALIEFPEAHDLRSEFLGALAQLTRQAHAERLDQLTRKLQQEGLSAPEKSELQALHGMRRHGQA; from the coding sequence ATGCCGCGCATCCCCGACCGTTTCATCGATGAACTCCTGGCGCGCGTCGACATCGTCGAGGTGGTCGAGCGCCGCGTGCCGCTGAAAAAGGCGGGACGCGAATGGACCGCGTGCTGTCCATTTCACAACGAGCGCTCGCCTTCGTTCTTCGTCAGTCCGCAGAAGCAGTTCTTCCACTGTTTCGGTTGCGGCGCGCACGGCAGCGCGATCAAGTTCCTGATGGATTACGAGCGCATGGAGTTTCCCGATGCGGTCGAGGAACTGGCGCGCACGGCCGGCATGGAAGTGCCCTACGAGGGCGGCGGCGAGCGCGCGCGCGACGACTTCAGCGAGCTGTACGCGGTGCTGGAGGAAGCCGCGCGCTGGTTCCAGCGCGAGCTGCCGCAAAGCCCGCTGGCGCAGGATTACTGCGCGCGGCGCGGGCTGGATGCCGACACGCTGCAGCGCTTCCGCATCGGCTGGGCGCCGTCCGGCTGGGACAAGCTGCAGCGCGCGCTGGGCGCGACGCCGGCGCGCCTGCAGTTGCTGGAACAGGCCGGATTGCTGGCCAGCAACGAACAGGGGCGGCGCTACGACCGCTTCCGCGAGCGGCTGATGATCCCGATCCTCGACCGGCGCGGGCGCGTGATCGCCTTCGGTGGCCGGATCGTTGCAGGCGCGCAGCCCGCGCGCGCGGATCAGGCAGCCGACGCCCCCGCGCGCGCTGCCGCGGCCGGCGACGGCCCCAAGTACCTCAACTCGCCGGAGACCGCGCTGTTCCACAAGGGCCGCGAGCTGTTCGCGCTGTGGCAGGTGCGCCAGGCGGCGGGCGCGCTGCCGCGCGTCATCGTGGTCGAGGGCTATCTCGATGCCATCGCGCTGCACCAGCATGGCCTGCCGCAGGCGGTGGCGACGCTGGGCACCGCGACCACGCCGGAGCACACCGAGATGCTGTTCCGCGCCACGCCCGACGTGGTGTTCTGCTTCGATGGCGACCGCGCCGGACGCGGCGCCGCGTGGCGCGCGCTGGAAGCCACGCTGCCGCGCCTGCGCGACGGGCGCCAGGCGTATTTCCTGTTCCTGCCCGAGGGCGAAGACCCCGACAGTCTGGTGCGCAAGGAAGGCGGCGCGGCGTTCGCGCAGCGTCTGGCCACGGCCACGCCCTTGTCCGAATATTTTTTCGAGCACCTCGCCGAGGATGTGAACGTGGCCACGCTGGATGGCCGCGCGCGTCTGGCCGAACGCGCGCGCCCGCTGCTGGCGCGGCTGCCCGACGGTGCGTTCCGCGATCTCATGCAGCAGGCGCTGCAGGCGCGCACGGGGGTCAGCGCACCACCGGCAGCGGCGCCAACCACGCCCGCGCGCGCACCGGCGCGGCGCGCATCCGCGGTGCGCCGCAGCCTGGTGCGCGAGGCCATCGCCGTGCTGCTGGCCGAGCCGGCGCTGGCCGCCGAGGTGGCGCCGCCGTGGACGTTCGCCGCGTCCTCGCAGCCCGGCGTGGCGCTGCTGATCGAGCTGCTGGAACTGGTGCGCGCGCGGCCGGGCATCTCGGTGGCGGCGCTGCTCGAACATTTCGTCGGACGCAGCGAGGCCGACGCCTTGCACAAACTGGCGCTGATCGAGTTTCCCGAGGCCCACGATCTGCGTTCGGAGTTTCTCGGCGCGCTGGCCCAGCTCACCCGCCAGGCGCACGCCGAACGCCTCGATCAACTGACCCGCAAGCTGCAGCAGGAGGGCTTGAGCGCGCCCGAGAAAAGCGAGCTGCAGGCGTTGCACGGCATGCGTCGGCACGGCCAGGCCTGA